The window GTAATTCCATTCTGCCCCTCTTTCTATTACCTTCCACGGCATCGCCAGAGTCAACCGTACGTTGGTGATCTCAGTCGACTCATCGAATTCTGTCGATAATGATCGCCTCCAAGGGTGCAGTTGTTCTGTGGTTCCTCACTTATTCGTTTTATTTATCGTCGAGTCGCATCGTTCCTCAAAATACGTCTCTGTCTCACGATTTCCACGAGAAGCGCGTCAATTATATGTACAAATGGCCGAACGGTTCAAGTATAACTTGGCACCCTGAGAGAAGTCTGGCCTCCCAGAATCGGAAGACAGTCGACTGCTTGGGCATCGGGGATGTGGCAGCCGCAGGACTGGAGTGGTTCTTCAAGAAGAATACCTCAGACTCGGTGGACGTCCGGTTCTTCTTGTCCTCGAGTAGACGTCCCCATCGGGTCCGTGTCCTAGTGGGCCCACAATTCGGCCTAGAGTGGACGGATTTTTCGGTCCAAAGGAGAACTGTCATCATTGTTCATGGATTTCTGTCTCACGGAGGAGAAGACTGGATCCGTGAAATGGAGGAAGCGTTTCATGCGTGGGTAAGATGGCACTGAATGGGGCCCTTTGGTGCGAGGATGGGAACACTGGTTCCTACTTTAGGGACTCCTAAGGGTGATTGGGTCTATATATGTTGCATTATTGTGTAAAGGGGGATGTGAACGTTGTCGTTGTGGACTGGAGTGCGCATGGAAATACCTGGAACTACTACAGTGCTGCAGTAAACGCGCGGATCGTGGGCCATCAAATATCAAGGTACAAATTTCCtcaggaaattatttatccaggAAACTTAATACATTACCCCCTGAACCCCCTGAAAATTCTAGGCTTATTTTGATAGGCTTTTATCGCATATTGTCAACACAACTCGTGAATCGACACCTGATGAAACGTCGTGGGGCCCCATTCACATGGTGGGGCACAGTCTGGGGGCCCACATATGCGGTATTACTGCCAATCATTTCAGGATGCTCCCGACCTCCTGGAAAATCCGGAGAATTACAGGACTGGATCCAGCGCAACCCTGTTTCAAATACAGCGATTTATCCCTTAATAAGAGTCACGCACCACTTGTTGATATCATTCACACCAACGGCAAGTGGTTCTCCAGCATTGGTCTTGGGTTACCAGGGCCGATAGGTGCGTACTCCATGAATACGATTTTTTCCTCTTAAGGTATACATCTCCATCTACACAGGTCACATGGATTTTTATCCGAACGGCG of the Diachasmimorpha longicaudata isolate KC_UGA_2023 chromosome 13, iyDiaLong2, whole genome shotgun sequence genome contains:
- the LOC135168389 gene encoding phospholipase A1-like, translated to MIASKGAVVLWFLTYSFYLSSSRIVPQNTSLSHDFHEKRVNYMYKWPNGSSITWHPERSLASQNRKTVDCLGIGDVAAAGLEWFFKKNTSDSVDVRFFLSSSRRPHRVRVLVGPQFGLEWTDFSVQRRTVIIVHGFLSHGGEDWIREMEEAFHAWGDVNVVVVDWSAHGNTWNYYSAAVNARIVGHQISRLLSHIVNTTRESTPDETSWGPIHMVGHSLGAHICGITANHFRMLPTSWKIRRITGLDPAQPCFKYSDLSLNKSHAPLVDIIHTNGKWFSSIGLGLPGPIGHMDFYPNGGKRQPACIKIEASSFDYLGIPKSAVEQAICSHGFSHAYFTESVRSAASKNCSFCGRSWDLTYRHAQQIINETTNPPNICVEMGLKAENASLRGTFFVMTSSTTPFCDVNFGDHTETLQHLREDFIDEIRD